From the genome of Chengkuizengella sediminis, one region includes:
- a CDS encoding TIGR01440 family protein: MNKLEKMSKQVEEITRQLITAGHIRPQQIIVIGTSTSEVLGQHIGTSGAEMVASEIYKGIKAVQEEFGFYATFQCCEHLNRALVVEREVLQQYNLEEVSVIPVAKAGGSMATFAYQHFENPVLVEEIKAHAGIDIGETLIGMHLKQVAVPLRPNIREIGKARVNMAITRPKLIGGQRAVYEINNNTNRCK; the protein is encoded by the coding sequence ATGAATAAACTAGAGAAAATGAGTAAACAGGTTGAAGAAATAACTAGGCAGCTCATTACAGCAGGGCACATCAGACCTCAGCAAATTATTGTGATAGGAACAAGTACCAGTGAGGTATTAGGTCAGCACATCGGAACGTCAGGTGCTGAAATGGTAGCTTCGGAAATCTATAAAGGTATCAAAGCTGTTCAAGAGGAATTTGGTTTTTATGCTACCTTTCAATGCTGTGAACATTTAAATCGAGCACTTGTTGTTGAAAGGGAAGTTTTACAACAGTATAATCTTGAAGAGGTTTCCGTTATTCCTGTCGCTAAAGCTGGTGGATCGATGGCCACTTTCGCTTATCAACATTTTGAAAATCCTGTACTAGTTGAAGAAATCAAAGCACATGCAGGGATAGATATTGGAGAAACTTTGATTGGGATGCATTTGAAACAAGTAGCAGTTCCTTTACGACCCAATATTCGTGAAATTGGAAAAGCTCGTGTAAATATGGCGATCACTCGTCCAAAATTAATTGGCGGACAAAGAGCCGTATATGAAATAAATAACAACACTAATCGTTGTAAATAA